A genomic stretch from Pomacea canaliculata isolate SZHN2017 linkage group LG2, ASM307304v1, whole genome shotgun sequence includes:
- the LOC112557776 gene encoding uncharacterized protein LOC112557776, with protein MLDTGGLKSILESETIVKVMHSSKNDATALYWQFDVKLHNVFDTQLACMELQRAKGRRLPSRMKLAEVCRLYCPQKADLLEEKEDVQTHWSKNEGEFWAKRPMTQEMIDYASQDVLVLIPEVYMAIKREVETRGLTSQLTTQTCLDIEGTINREVKERIEEEEDAMVLEILQNFSRTTRPPDRLSDITDEDVLDAITRLRSDRLDTEGLPPNIRSLKVQSLTSKVEEIRTELDEKGESIKPSGNLYGVLFRSICHSGDDALIQLARGIESRLDKILLKDMERKYTKNTPIQHIADFEKRVLDRALHPRGENDPAVTPVLLRLYWLLQEESIDSSMQQFHDNRPAFRINQGYEKKLRYFLSGRASPLDCRRRRKAL; from the exons ATGCTGGATACAGGTGGACTCAAATCCATTTTGGAAAGTGAAACAATTGTCAAG GTGATGCACTCCAGCAAGAACGACGCAACGGCGCTGTACTGGCAGTTCGATGTGAAGCTGCACAACGTGTTTGACACGCAGCTGGCTTGCATGGAGCTGCAGCGAGCAAAGGGTCGACGACTTCCCAGCCGCATGAAGCTGGCCGAGGTGTGCAGGCTCTACTGCCCTCAGAAAGCCGACTTgctggaggagaaagaggatgTACAG ACCCACTGGTCCAAGAATGAAGGAGAATTCTGGGCTAAGCGTCCAATGACGCAGGAAATGATTGACTACGCAAGTCAGGATGTCCTGGTCCTCATACCGGAAGTTTATATGGCAATAAAAAG AGAAGTGGAGACGAGAGGTCTGACCAGCCAACTGACCACACAAACTTGTCTAGACATCGAGGGGACGATAAACagagaagtgaaagaaaggatcgaagaagaagaagatgccATGGTTCTTGAGATTCTTCAGAACTTTTCGAGGACCACCAGGCCTCCAGATCGTCTGTCTGACATTACAGATGAG GATGTTTTGGATGCTATCACCCGGCTGAGGAGTGATCGTCTGGACACAGAGGGACTACCACCGAACATCCGGAGCCTTAAGGTTCAGAGCCTCACAAGCAAGGTGGAGGAGATAAGAACTGAGCTTGATGAAAAG GGGGAGAGCATTAAGCCGAGCGGCAACCTGTATGGCGTCCTCTTCAGAAGCATATGTCACTCGGGAGATGATGCTCTGATTCAGCTGGCAAGAGGAATTGAAAGTCGACTGGACAAAATCCTACTGAAAGACATGGAAAGGAAGTACACCAAAAACACTCCCATCCAACACATCGCGGACTTTGAGAAACGCGTCCTGGACAGAGCCCTTCATCCTCGAGGGGAAAATGACCCCGCCGTGACCCCAGTGCTGCTGCGCCTGTACTGGCTGCTGCAGGAAGAGAGCATCGACTCAAGCATGCAGCAGTTCCATGATAACCGTCCTGCTTTCCGGATCAACCAAGGCTACGAGAAAAAGCTTCGATATTTTCTCAGTGGAAGGGCGTCCCCTCTCGACTGCAGACGAAGGCGCAAAGCTTTATGA